The Calypte anna isolate BGI_N300 chromosome 1, bCalAnn1_v1.p, whole genome shotgun sequence region TGGGCTGTGATCATTTTGCAGTTTGCTTCTGTTGCTATTAACAAAAAGGCTTAAAAATGTGTGGGGAGGAAACAATTTTAGGTACGGAACTGAGCAAGCTAGAGTAACCATATTGAGCCACAGTGGTCTATTTGATTTTCAACTGCATTTAATGGTTTATTCATACTAGAATATACTTTATATATAGAATACACCTAGACTACTAGGATGAACATCTTCAAATTATCTTGATGAAACAATGCAATAGTTATTCATGCAAACACAAACCAGTATTACTTACTGCGTTCAGAAACCTCTCATATTCGTGCAAAGTTAATCTAGGTAATACCCATGATATACAATAATACTTTGGGACACAAAATACCTTCATCATTATGGTTTCTTTCCTGAAGGGGTAAGTGAAAAGATCTCCTCTTTGGATTGCCAAGATTCCCTAAGACAAAAGGTCAAAGGCAGATTTTTGAATCATCTCAGAATAGACAAAGAAtaatatttcactttaaaacaCGTAAAAATGCCACAAGATTAATTCCAAAGCATGAGTCTTATAAAtaccaaacataaaaaaacctcaaccagACTCCTTTACTCTAATCTAAGTTAAAATAAACTTACTCCTATTTTTCAAAGAGATGCTACAAGTCACTTTGTGAATTGCACTCAAGGCACTGAGCAAGAACACAGCATCAATTATAACCACTTTCTGGGAAAATCTCTGCATTTCACCCTCCCACTTAACCTGACAGTTACTTGTTCCATTTTAGAATGAAAATACTACTTTAGTTTAGCTAAAGTATgtctgtatatatatgtgtgtatgttttGCCTGTATAACAAAATGACCACAAACCATGGGACCTTAAGCAGCTACAGAAAGTCCTTCTGGAAGACTTGAGTgcctaaattttattttgactaTGGGGTGAAGGATCCTTTTCTTTATGAAATTTATGCCCCTGGTATCCCTAAACATTGTTTAAAAGAATCCTTTCTCCTGAGCAAGAAATGGCTCTTCTCATTGTTCAATAAATCTTTGAGAGattacttttttgtttccatATCCTGCAGAAATACTTAAGGACCTTATCTCTCAGAAATCCACAGCTTCTGGAAAATAATACCACATTCTAAAGGTCCACAGTTACACACCACTGTTGGTGATTCCAGCTGGAAAAGTGTCACAGCAGCCAGTTGTCACTTAATGAGTAAGTacttactgaaaataataagGCAAAAATCAGGTAACAGACCAGTAGAATACAACAATATCAGTGGAATATAAAACTAAGGTGGAGAGTTGTGCACATTTCCTCAGCAAGACTAAACATAATAGAAAAATTTTTCCTTACAAAGACATTCTTTGTAAAGCAGCAAACTCTGCACCCTCTTGGCCTGAACACTGTACAAAAGACATTTCCATCCTGCAGCATGCTAACACAGACAGTTAAGACTAAAAATCTCACCATTATGCTGGAATTCTGGATCCTTGAGAGTCCCTTGAATACGACGAGAGGGACTCCAGCAAGGCACAGAGAAGCTTTTGGCTGACTTCAGCAGAGGAGGTGCAGAGGAATGCTCTTGATGCACTGAAGCAAGAGGAACTTGCTCATCAGAAACATTGTTGGGAAGCCACTGATCCTGCCTAAGTGGCAAAGGATCTACAGTTCCCAGTCCAGCAGGTGGAGAGGTAAGGAGTGAAACAGGTTCCACATCAGGCTAAAACACCgtagagagaagaaaaaactaaacaaaacaaaaaacctcacaaaaccccaacatttcAAATACTGTCTCCCAGCACAGATGCTCATGCCTACAGCAAATGTTGGCTTTTCACTGTTAAACTTCTCATGAGAGTGCTGGAAGAGTAACTATTTCAAGCTTGtgagaaagcttaaaaaaaaatctgttcttaagAACAAGTGTTTAACACAGTCTGAAAGTAAGTCAGTTCAAACCAAAAGCTTACTTTCTTCACAGCAAAAACCAGTGATCTTAgattttaaaccaaaacaaccgACTTTTCATGCAGTGTCTACTTCTATTACAGAACTTACTACAGAAGATGCATGCAATGAAATGCCAGCTGTCTTTGTAGAACACAGACCACTGTGTTGAgaaacttgaggaaaaaaaatataattttgagaGGAAGACAGTTAACTtctaaattttcaaaattttttttaataactgcacAAGGTGCAAAGTAAAAGAAGCACCAAAGtaaaagaagaggagaatgaaaCTACTGTGGCACTTTTACCTATCTTGTACACAGGCACCCAACCTCTCCTTAAACTTCTTTCATGTCAAGGAATCTGGAGCTGTGGCCTGTCAGTGGCAAGCTACAGTTACATTAATAGGGAAATCAACAGCCCCTGATGGCATATAAACAGAACCTGTGCATTTAGCAGAAAGAGTCAAAATGGAGCTCATCCAATCCCACTCCACTAGTCTAAACTCCTTGGTACCCAGAAAGATTGATTTATTCAGACATCAACCTATTTTAGTCACAGatgctgaaaattttaaaatagtaaatgACAACTCAAGACAGAGAATTATTAAACAAATTATTCACAATTACTTCAAAAGCACATTCCTAAAATATATAACAGTAAGTGTCTTTTCTGGCTCACCTGGAAGGACCTTCTCTTTGAAGCTTCTCTTGCACCTTGCTTAGCTGAAAAAGGGACTGTTCTTAAACCTCGTGTTCTCTGTTGTGAAGATGAAGACTTGAATTTAGGAGGAGACACTAGAACTGCACCTCCTGTTGTagtggagaagaggaaaaatgtttcagtacCTTAAATAACCCATTTAATTAATTCatacatctcttttttttttttttccagttctcaaaatgctgttttgcaTACAAAAGTTTTTACCAACAGCTGGGGTAGTGAGATCATGATGAGTCCTCTGAGCTCCACCAAGTGCTCTCAGCTTTGGAGTAGGAAGCCTGCCACCTGTTCTTGACGATATAGAAGAAGAATTTGACACAGCTTCTGAGGAATTCAATACTAAGGCAttctcactgcaaaaaaaataagatatgaTTAAAGGATTAGCTAAGGATTCAGAAGCTTACACTCAAGCTTTTTGTTTCTGATAGATTGCTACAATAGAGCAAGAGAGTTAGGGCCATAAAACACCAACAGCCTTGTAGCTAAATCATTTGCTTGCAATGACAAGTCCTGgatttttgcttcagtttctgtatttatttgttttatgtaACTGGATAAAATACATTAACAATCCCAAGCTGCAAATTCCATCTCCCTCTGTCCCAATAAATCTTGAAGGCATTGCTGCACAGCAGTAGAGACTCAACAGGGGGGCTGGAAAGAGCACTCACCCAAAAAAACTTTGAACCTCATAGCCACCTGAGAGCAAACGTGGGTTTGACTCTTTTCAGTCAATGTGgtggaaattaaaccaattatCCCACATTTATATGACCACTCTAGGCCCCAGGTTATTAAATAAATCAGCACTACCACTTCTGTCTTTTCTCCAGATGCACTGCAAAAGGAGGTAACTTTGTACCCACACTACACTTGCCTGCTGTGTTATTAAGTCTGTGCTGAGAGGCCAAGACTGCAAATTTTACGTTTTGGGAAAAAACAGAACCAAGCAACCTTTAGAATTGTTCATGCTTCTATAAACTTCTGTCTTGCAAGTTATAAATCCAGTATTCTGTATGATAAACCATTGCCACCAGCCAGTTCAATCTACAGAACTTTCTCGTTCTTTTTcatactgttaaaaataaagcagtgtcACACCACCTTATGCCCTCTTAAGTAaatctgtcttaaaaaaaaaaattactctacAAATTCCTGAGatgctagaggaaaaaaaattatatatatatatatatatataacaaaaatattcagttttacCCCTCAATTTTCTTATCTTCATTGGcatcctttttgttttcttctaactGCTGGGCCTCAACTGCAGCCTcttcatcttgttttctttcctcttctgctggctgttgattttctcttttttcagtaCCTTCTGGTTCACCCCAAGCTAAACGCTTTTTGACTGGAACTGTTAGAGCATCTGACAAGTGTTTTTTCTCAGTGCTGTCCTGGTGTGGCTGATCCCCAGAGTTtggctgctgcagcatttcagagctTGGTGCAGTCTCTTTTTCAGAAACTCTAGGTAACAAAGAAAGCAGTGTTCCTTAGCATTGATTTGCATGATATACACGTGTCTATGCAGAACACATTCACCCTTATCATTCCTTTGCTGAAAGTACAGCTCAGACATTAAAAAGTGGTACATTTGGCATAATGGACAGCTAAAAATCCAATAAAATTGTACCTGATGCTTAAGCACAATCCATTTTCAAAGGagattctatgaaaacattttctggatAACCATTTCCAATCTAAACAGCAAGTTAAATTATCAGAAGTGTTCAAAAAATAGCAAGATTCATGAATAGGGACTGTCTGATGGCACaattttgaaagcaatttaaaagacttttcttAAGGAGGAAAATCTTTATAAAGTCTCTCGACTGCAAACAGATGTCAGTCCAAATCAGCCCAGTGTACAGAAATTAGATTAGTAAGAGAATCTGTATTTCAcaggcaaaaaaacaaaccagtgaaCCAAAAAATTTACACCCCACTTAGTAACACACAAAGTGCAATAAATGCTGTTTCACATGTCATCTCCCAACTCTTATTAGAACTACAGTCATGCAAATGGGTGTCGGGTGCCCACAGAACAACCACAAAAACGACCAGAGGGATTACACCACTTCAGTTTCTAAGTCTTCATCCCAGAAATAAACAGTACCTAAGACTCAACCCCAAGAGTAATTAATCCTTACAAGCACATTGTTAGCATCTAAGCAGACAAAACGTATTTCACATCATTCCAGTGTAAAGAATAATATTACTTCAGTATGACTAAGTGCAAAATTCCTCCAGACTTGGAGACTAAGGCTTCCACACCAAATATACATCTGTGGAGAATTATAGAGGACTAACTTACTTTTCTCTCAATGGACTAGACTGTATCTTTTCAATTTGAGCATGGATCAACAGATGTATATGTGAAAATGTAAATGCCCTCATCTGTTCTAGAGAATTGAagtataaaatcatagaatagccCAAGTTGGAAGGGTCCTCAAAAGACTATCTGGTGCAATCTTTCATCAGGAAAGAGAGCCTAGATGAGATCACTGAACACCCCATCCAATTGTATCTTGAATACAGTCAAACATCCAAGATCTCACAGCTATGCTAAGCCtatattcagcatttttctctgtttcaaagCTGCAGAATAACAGGCAGGAATTTACCTTACCCAGCAAGATCTAGAGCTCTGATGTTGTTGCTGATGCTTTCTTCTGAACTAGAATTCGAGGAGACATCCCAAAGACTGTTGTTATCAGAGAGGATCTGATTGAGATGGTATCTGGAGAAGTGTGTTCCCTCTACTTGTTGCCTGTAAGCCTTTGCTCTTTCTCGAAGTTCTCTCACCTGCACATCAAGGTTTCATAAATTGCAAGCCTGGTTAAAGATCACTAATAGGCTGTAATGAAGTATCTGCATTAGCTAATGGCAGCTAAAGGAGAAAGGCAAATTACTCACTATACAAGGCCACCCAGAGCACAAATATTGCATGCTGCAGTAAATGcaacaaaaggaaagcaaaaattaaaataatctataTTTAGCAAGCACGTCTGAGCCATGAAGCCAAAGCAAAATTGTCAATTAATCATTCCGTGAGCACAAAAAGTAATGCAGAATCTATGAATAAGTTTAGTGCTAGATTCTAATTTTTCCATCAGCACTGAGACACAGTGCtgcaaacactgaaacagaaactTTGATGCAACCAACCTCCATATACCACATGGAATTTAGGGTGTTTTGAGATACCTAAGGAGAGGAATagagaattatttaaaaatttctaatttttctctcaACACTGTATTGTTATTTTCACCTTTGTAACCTTGCTTCACTCTAAGAAAGAAACGAAAGACTAAAAAACCTGTCAACATAGCTCTATGCTGCCTCCCTGAGATTCAGTAACAAGTTGTAAAACAAATAGCTCAGCATTGGTATTTCACCAGTTCTTGCCATGCTTGAGAAACTTGACTTAGATTTCCAAGCCTTAACATCAAAAATATATTCACCACACACTGATTTATGATTATCACAAGCCAGCAGGTCTATGTGGATGTGTAATACTGAGTTTGTATGCTGTGAGCACTGCAGCTGTCTCTGGCTACATCAATCCTGCCTCAGTGAGAAGCTAATGGTTACAGGAGAACTCTGGGTGCTATTTTATGTAACACATAATATCAAAATCGTTCCTTCAAGGCTATGGGTAACTGTGAGAATGAGATGTTAGGTTTTGGTCTTAAAAGAATAAGAGTGGTAAGCTGTCTCTTGAGACATCATACTACCACTTTTATGTTTAAAACTGTTTCAGCACTCAGACTTGCATCCTTCACACCAATACAATTAaagtgcaggaggaaaaaataacaagacTTTTATGTTTTATATAATAATTTTGTGATAGTGCTGTGTGAATTCTGGCTCACTAAAAATGATTCACAAGGAATACCTATTTTGTCAAAGAGCAAGAAAGTAATAGTGACACTTCTTCTAGCACATTTTCATAgtttttctaatttcttctcTCGTGATAGACTTTGCATCATTCCTTCTGCTAGGAACAGTTAAGTGGGCTGAATTCTGTTAAACCAACTAAAAGTACCTGGACACATCAGATGGAAATCCACTTAGCCCACACCACCTAACATCCCACAATTTGACCCACTAAACTTTAAAATAGTAGCCCATTAAAATATATAGCTGTCTTTTTAGGAAGAGTTTGAAGTCTGAGGTGCAAGTGACCTACTGGATTATGTACTTcaagcaaaataatgaaaaattacttatgATAGCCACAGCACAAGGAATGTAAACCCAGAGCAAGAGGACACTGCAGGGGGAGGCAGAATACTATGTCTCCAGTGAATTGTGAAGAAGTACAAAAGGACAACCATCTCTTTCAGTCACTCGGTGGGAAGCATCATCTCAGCAGGGCACAGGCTCCAGAGAGTCCAACTGTGATTATGAATTGCCCACATTAACTTTTCATAAGCATAAttcaaagagattttttcatttgtgtcaatttttttattgctgaaaagCAACTCTTAACAATATATTGTAGAGCAGCAGCCTAGGAATGATCACTATGACCAGGGTCATACCAGGATTCTACTGAAGTCTTTGCCTCCTTTGGGCTGAGAACTTTAGAGAATCTGTTTTAAAGCCAAAATTTCCCATCTCTGGTCCCAACTAAGGGGGAAACTGGGCTGCATCAGTCAGAGCTTGTCATCAAATCAGTCACATTAAGAGAGAGATGTTCTGTGAGCACCTGTGGCAGGGGTGAATCTCAATGATCAACCAGAAGTTGAGGTTAGATACAGCTTTGCAGAACACTTCATGTCAGGTATGGAACTGTTTAGAAACCTGTTGAGCAGCCTTTAGTGTGGGTGGCCAAAGGACCTTTGTTGCTTTGTTATAAAAATGATGCACTTTACACTTTTTTCAAGTTATGCATGCCTGCATTATCCTGATGCTAACATATTTCTCAAATGGTTGTTTCTTATGTTTCAACcatgaacaaaatattttattcagtcCTACTACTTCAGCCAAGCTGGATCCCATTCTTCCATTCTTACAACAAAAGTATTGATGGATGACAGAATCCCAGAacgtttaggttggaagagacctccaagatcatccagtccaacctttgactaacaccacagtcaactaccACACCATGTCCTTAAGGGCCAGGTCCAAACACCTTCTAAATGTCTCCAAGGATGTCTCCAATGCCTGtcaaccctctcagtgaaaaaatatttcctaatctAGCCTAAAACCCCCCTGGCagaatttaaaagtatttattttaaaaattataaatattttactttagCTACTATCAAAACTAGTTTGATATGCTGTACTGGTTTTACCTGGGATAGAGTTACATTTCTTTAGAGTAGCTCTTGATGGTGCTatgtttgggatttttgctGAAAACAGAGCTGACAACAAAGGATGATTCTGCTGTTGCTGAGTATTGATCACACAGAGCCAAGGCCTTCTCTGTTTTTCACAGCACCTCACCAGAGAGAAGGCTTGGGGTGAACAAGAAACTGGAAAGGGGACACAGCTGAGACAGCTGACCACAAATGACCTAAGGGATATTAC contains the following coding sequences:
- the MDM1 gene encoding nuclear protein MDM1 isoform X3, whose product is MKRSPTAALPNQNEAFAPPEKELEKMSNGLHRVLQRKAGMNISRLNTFPRNSEYQSQFVWRSPHEKSPILAAEEVICNTNKSMPPSKSAITSETALERNFEGSPPVKGPQEDRRESEEKEFLSKREEPFQKPGEDAAKQGKSEQKHPKQKNKQHINPKPLSLHTSRRKMNTEYKSKFLSPAQYFYKDGVWSRIRSKVPNQVSQNTLNSMWYMEVRELRERAKAYRQQVEGTHFSRYHLNQILSDNNSLWDVSSNSSSEESISNNIRALDLAGVSEKETAPSSEMLQQPNSGDQPHQDSTEKKHLSDALTVPVKKRLAWGEPEGTEKRENQQPAEEERKQDEEAAVEAQQLEENKKDANEDKKIEGENALVLNSSEAVSNSSSISSRTGGRLPTPKLRALGGAQRTHHDLTTPAVGGAVLVSPPKFKSSSSQQRTRGLRTVPFSAKQGAREASKRRSFQPDVEPVSLLTSPPAGLGTVDPLPLRQDQWLPNNVSDEQVPLASVHQEHSSAPPLLKSAKSFSVPCWSPSRRIQGTLKDPEFQHNGNLGNPKRRSFHLPLQERNHNDEDDRLSQISARSAASSSLASQILERAQKRKDFWGKT